The following proteins come from a genomic window of Triticum aestivum cultivar Chinese Spring chromosome 6A, IWGSC CS RefSeq v2.1, whole genome shotgun sequence:
- the LOC123130427 gene encoding uncharacterized protein produces MAKVQVRARFVTEVAPPQLVSVVRRRKVPRSLDTIVEDDRELQQLAYGDHHHHHHHHHHRQATASAASMKRALPAGARTGGAGFMRELSSCFSGNGVHGQAGGGGWESTRSKGHGRRAVFAHRTHAN; encoded by the coding sequence ATGGCGAAGGTGCAGGTGAGGGCGAGGTTCGTAACGGAGGTGGCGCCGCCGCAGCTCGTGTCGGTCGTGCGGCGGAGGAAGGTGCCGAGGAGCCTCGACACGATCGTCGAGGACGACAGGGAGCTGCAGCAGCTGGCCTACGgcgaccatcatcatcatcatcatcatcatcatcatcgtcaggctACTGCCTCCGCGGCGTCGATGAAGAGGGCGTTGCCGGCCGGCGCGCGCACTGGCGGTGCCGGGTTCATGAGGGAGCTCAGCAGCTGCTTCTCCGGCAACGGCGTCCACGGCCAGGCGGGCGGTGGCGGCTGGGAGAGCACGCGCAGCAAAGGGCACGGCCGACGAGCCGTGTTTGCTCACCGGACGCATGCAAATTAA